Proteins from a single region of Clupea harengus chromosome 5, Ch_v2.0.2, whole genome shotgun sequence:
- the brpf3a gene encoding bromodomain and PHD finger-containing protein 3 isoform X2: MRKIRRRGGVAGGGFGRGRGRGRGRGRGGHHSYDDPDIQLRSTSPCRLNLSVTRETLTYAQAQRMVEVELEGRLHRINISDPLTVITEDEMTAQDLVECNSNKENSEQTHTQTQSRARPGRKENSEQSHTQTPNRARPGRKGRRREGKHSATTGHHSSTSKNMKKSTDTNHAAPHVPLPQPTFRTLEAFVPTEAPPLPLGYYRFMERSGEELDAEAEYDMDEEDVAWLEVVNQKRVSDGVASVSPDTFELLIDRLERESILESRSQALSQSAVDEDAYCSVCLDDECLNSNVILFCDMCNLAVHQECYGVPYIPEGQWLCRRCLQSPSRPVDCVLCPNRGGAFKQTSDGRWAHVICAIWIPEVCFANTVFLEPVEGMENIPSARWKLTCYLCKQKARGASIQCHKANCYRAFHVTCAQGAGLYMKIDPVRENASNGTTFSVKKTAFCETHSPAPGEDEDEGVDEGKMGGLGGSRGHRGQRAYTLAPPAPQNQRGGKKGQKLKGRRSSEVTGRRAAVPVLLVPQIPSYRLNKICTGVAVQRKNQFMQRLHNYWLLKRHSRNGVPLIRRLHTHLQSQRTAEQREPDAKLQAVREELKYWQKLRQDLEKARLLVELIRKRERFKREQMKVQQAALEMQLTPALVLLRSTLDQLQEKDSEGIFTTPVGLKEVPDYLEFVSDPMDFSTMRAKLEAHAYAGVTDLEADFSLMVSNCLRYNHSDTVFHRAATQLREVGGAILRHARRQAVSTGLDPHTGMHLPNPPPQNTPTNTCWEEVDLLLVPENRLHLSPDQQLQALLEKLDAVMSMRTSGGRTKRIRLLRREVNSLRHKLSHCRRRPPPLCTSPLKEEEEEEEEEEEEEGEEEEREAKRKAEYATTASRTPENHKSKTPSPTKPSCPASSPLPGDAPPLAPPLGPESTGTRTPGRSRGRGRRRVEGRGRGAGEPEDGGLPNLPRGGENGLPTLTTPPVSTVMGVGRRTSILFKKAKNGSRLKKAEPVCLVNGGGAEKDTSSPAQTRLQPDRTEHAPSEPPSKPELVTEPVPSSPRHLRSRGPSESQRTHTHTPAPQTHTSASDTHTPSKDTGLTNGSKKHRDESPDSESGTHSYETHSSPPLKRSRGKPALTKAPAAELENSDSNTGESLLVSPEGALEDLVPLDLVWAKCRGYPSYPAMMVDPDMPREGLFHNGVPIPVPPLEVLQLGEGRQAESDDKLFLVLFFDTKRTWQWLPLDKLYRLGLDDTMDKLRLVEGKKPNVRKSVHTAYSRAITHLSHVRGNANFNPSSYI, from the exons ATGCGGAAGATCCGGAGACGAGGCGGTGTAGCCGGCGGCGGCTTcggcaggggcagggggagagggcgagggagagggCGAGGGGGCCACCACTCCTACGATGACCCCGACATCCAGCTGCGCTCCACCTCCCCGTGCCGACTGAACCTGTCCGTAACCCGGGAGACGCTGACGTACGCGCAGGCGCAGaggatggtggaggtggagttgGAGGGTCGCCTCCACCGCATCAACATCTCCGACCCCCTGACTGTCATCACGGAGGACGAGATGACGGCCCAGGACCTGGTCGAGTGCAACAGCAACAAGGAGAACAGTGAACAGacccacacgcagacacagagcCGAGCGCGTCCGGGGCGCAAGGAGAACAGTGAGCAGAGCCACACGCAGACACCGAACCGAGCGCGGCCGGGGCGCAAGGGCCGCCGCCGGGAGGGGAAGCACTCCGCCACGACCGGGCACCACTCCAGCACCAGCAAGAACATGAAGAAGAGCACGGACACCAATCACGCGGCGCCACACGTGCCGCTGCCCCAGCCCACGTTCCGCACGCTGGAGGCCTTCGTGCCAACGGAGGCGCCACCCCTGCCCCTGGGGTACTACCGTTTCATGGAGCGCTCGGGCGAGGAGCTGGACGCCGAGGCGGAGTACGACATGGACGAGGAGGACGTGGCCTGGCTGGAGGTGGTCAACCAGAAGCGCGTGTCGGACGGCGTGGCCTCCGTGTCGCCCGACACCTTTGAGCTGCTGATCGACCGGCTGGAGCGGGAGTCCATCCTAGAGTCGCGGAGCCAGGCGCTGTCGCAGAGCGCGGTGGACGAGGACGCCTACTGCAGCGTGTGCCTGGACGACGAGTGCCTCAACAGCAACGTCATCCTCTTCTGCGACATGTGCAACCTGGCCGTGCACCAGGAGTGCTACGGCGTGCCCTACATCCCCGAGGGCCAGTGGCTGTGCCGGCGCTGCCTGCAGTCGCCCTCGAGGCCCGTGGACTGCGTGCTCTGCCCCAACCGCGGCGGCGCCTTCAAGCAGACGAGCGACGGCCGCTGGGCGCACGTCATCTGCGCCATCTGGATCCCGGAGGTGTGCTTCGCCAACACCGTGTTCCTGGAGCCGGTGGAGGGCATGGAGAACATCCCCTCGGCGCGCTGGAAGCTCACCTGCTACCTGTGCAAGCAGAAGGCCCGCGGCGCGTCCATCCAGTGCCACAAGGCCAACTGCTACCGGGCCTTCCACGTCACGTGCGCGCAGGGCGCCGGGCTCTACATGAAGATCGACCCGGTCCGCGAGAACGCGTCCAACGGAACCACGTTCTCGGTGAAGAAGACCGCTTTCTGCGAGACCCATTCGCCCGCTCCGggggaggacgaggacgagggcGTGGACGAGGGTAAaatgggggggctggggggcagCAGGGGTCACCGGGGGCAACGGGCCTACACGCTGGCCCCCCCTGCGCCCCAGAACCAGCGCGGGGGCAAGAAGGGGCAGAAGCTGAAGGGCAGAAGGAGCTCGGAGGTGACGGGGAGGAGAGCTGCCGTACCTGTACTGCTAGTGCCTCAGATCCCCTCATACAG GCTGAATAAGATCTGCACGGGCGTGGCCGTCCAGAGGAAGAACCAGTTCATGCAGCGGCTCCACAACTACTGGCTGCTGAAGCGCCACTCTCGCAACGGGGTCCCTCTCATCcgacgcctgcacacacacctgcagagccAGAGAACCGCAGAACag agagaGCCGGATGCGAAGCTGCAGGCTGTTCGTGAGGAGCTGAAGTATTGGCAGAAGCTGCGTCAAGACCTGGAGAAAGCTCGCCTACTCGTGGAGCTCAtccgcaagagagagagatttaaaagaGAACAG ATGAAGGTCCAGCAGGCGGCGCTAGAGATGCAGCTGACCCCAGCGCTGGTGCTGCTGCGCTCCACCCTGgaccagctgcaggagaaggactCGGAGGGCATCTTCACCACACCCGTCGGACTGAAGGAG GTGCCAGACTACCTGGAGTTCGTGTCCGATCCGATGGACTTCAGCACCATGCGGGCCAAGCTGGAGGCCCACGCGTACGCGGGCGTGACGGACCTGGAGGCGGACTTCAGCCTGATGGTGTCCAACTGCCTGCGCTACAACCACAGCGACACCGTCTTTCACCGCGCCGCCACGCAGCTGCGGGAGGTGGGCGGCGCCATCCTGCGCCACGCCCGACGCCAGGCCGTCTCCACGGGACTCGACCCCCACACCGGCATGCACCTGCCAAACCCACCCCCCCAGaacacacccaccaacacctGCTGGGAGGAGG TGGACTTGCTGTTGGTTCCAGAGAACCGGCTGCACCTGTCCCCAGACCAGCAACTGCAGGCGCTGCTGGAGAAGCTGGACGCGGTCATGTCCATGCGCACCAGCGGGGGGCGCACTAAACGCATCCGCCTGCTGCGCCGGGAGGTCAACAGCCTCCGGCACAAACTCAGCCACTGCCGACGGCGGCCCCCGCCCCTCTGCACCTCCCCActcaaggaggaggaggaggaagaggaggaggaggaggaggaggagggggaagaggaggagagagaggccaagaggAAAGCGGAGTACGCCACCACAGCATCACGAACGCCAG AAAACCACAAATCCAAAACCCCGTCCCCTACCAAGCCGTCATGCCccgcctcctctcccctgcctgGCGATGCTCCGCCCCTAGCCCCGCCCCTGGGGCCGGAGAGCACTGGCACACGCACGCCAGGGCGGTCGAGGGGGAGGGGCCGGAGGCGGGTGGAGGGGCGAGGGAGGGGGGCTGGTGAGCCAGAAGACGGGGGGCTCCCAAACCTGCCTCGGGGGGGTGAGAACGGACTGCCCACCCTGACCACACCCCCCGTCTCCACGGTGATGGGGGTGGGCCGGCGGACATCGATCCTCTTTAAGAAGGCCAAGAATGGATCGCGGCTGAAGAAGGCGGAACCGGTGTGTCTGGTGAACGGGGGCGGGGCTGAGAAGGACACCAGCAGCCCAGCGCAAACCCGCCTGCAGCCCGACCGGACCGAACATGCCCCGTCAGAACCTCCCTCAAAACCAGAACTGGTCACAGAAcctgtcccctcctccccccgaCACCTGCGCTCCAGAGGACCCAGCGAGagccagaggacacacacacacacacccgccccgcagacacacacgtccgcctcagacacacacacaccttccaaaGACACTG gcCTGACTAATGGGTCTAAGAAGCACCGAGACGAGTCTCCCGACTCAGAGAGTGGCACACACAGCTATGAAACccacag ctcgcCCCCTCTCAAACGCAGCAGAGGCAAGCCGGCTCTCACCAAAGCGCCCGCAGCAGAGCTGGAAAACAGCGACTCCAACACAG GTGAAAGCTTGCTGGTGTCCCCTGAAGGAGCGCTGGAGGACCTGGTGCCGCTCGACCTGGTATGGGCCAAGTGCCGAGGGTATCCCTCTTACCCTGCCatg ATGGTGGACCCGGACATGCCGAGGGAGGGGCTGTTCCACAACGGCGTGCCCATCCCGGTGCCCCCCCTTGAGGTGCTGCAGTTGGGCGAGGGGAGGCAGGCGGAGTCTGACGACAAACTCTTTCTCGTACTGTTCTTCGACACCAAGAGGACCTG GCAGTGGCTGCCGCTGGACAAGCTGTACCGCCTGGGTCTGGACGACACGATGGACAAGCTGCGGCTGGTCGAGGGCAAGAAGCCCAACGTCCGCAAGTCTGTGCACACGGCCTACAGCCGCGCCATCACCCACCTCAGCCACGTCAGGGGCAACGCCAACTTCAACCCCTCCAGCTACATCTAG
- the si:dkey-183j2.10 gene encoding glutamate receptor U1: MRPVLLFISHASLLLLVSDISMAGNKELVVTTIKQDPYTMAKGAPLEGYCMDLLSELAKKLGFRYKVHLVKDGAYGRMDDSGNWNGMIGEVTRGEADLAVAPLTLTAARERVVGMTKPFMQTGISILLRKDSASEESGLFDFLSPFSTETWVGLLIAYLLTACCFCVVCRLSPGESGQSESEHNNFTLLHSLWYAAGALSLQGAGPHPRSSSARVISCTWWLFTLVLLSCYFANLSSTQPPESAHLMIKGFEDLANQDVIEYGTLAGSSTLAFFKNSNNPAYRRIYEHMERRKSFVSSMDEGVQKAKDGNYAFIGESVSLDLAVARYCELVRAHEVIGMRGYSIVTPLGSPMLKNLSVAVLQLSEAGELAYLRSKWWASSCMADGGRGSGGKGHGLRGVFLLLAVGLGVALLIAMLELTVRSRNRAQEQRKSCCTVLSAELSQRLRSGGANRQEESAEKSKA; this comes from the exons ATGAGGCCAGTCCTACTCTTCATCTCGCACGCGTCTCTGCTTCTCCTGGTGTCAGACATCAGCATGGCAG GCAATAAGGAGCTTGTAGTCACCACTATAAAG CAAGACCCGTACACCATGGCCAAAGGCGCCCCACTGGAGGGCTACTGCATGGACCTGCTGTCGGAGCTGGCCAAGAAGCTGGGCTTCAGGTACAAGGTGCACCTGGTCAAGGACGGAGCTTACGGACGCATGGATGACAGCGGCAACTGGAACGGCATGATTGGGGAGGTCACgagaggg GAGGCAGACCTGGCCGTGGCCCCTCTGACACTGACGGCGGCGCGGGAGCGGGTGGTGGGCATGACCAAGCCCTTCATGCAGACGGGCATCAGCATCCTGCTCCGCAAGGACAGCGCCTCCGAGGAGAGCGGCCTCTTCGACTTCCTGTCGCCCTTCTCCACGGAGACCTGGGTGGGCCTGCTCATCGCCTACCTGCTGACGGCCTGCTGCTTCTGCGTGGTGTGCAG GCTGAGCCCTGGAGAGTCGGGCCAATCAGAGTCAGAGCACAATAACTTCACACTGCTGCACAGCCTGTGGTATGCCGCTGGAGCCCTCAGTctgcaag gtgcgGGCCCCCACCCTCGGTCGTCGTCTGCGCGGGTGATCAGCTGCACCTGGTGGCTCTTCACTCTGGTTCTGCTCTCCTGCTACTTCGCCAACCTGAGCTCCACCCAGCCGCCGGAGTCCGCCCACCTCATGATCAAGGGCTTCGAGGACCTGGCCAATCAGGACGTCATTGAGTACGGCACGCTGGCCGGCTCCTCCACACTCGCCTTCTTCAAG AACTCCAACAACCCGGCCTACCGGCGCATCTACGAGCACATGGAGCGGAGGAAGAGCTTCGTGTCGTCCATGGACGAGGGCGTGCAGAAGGCCAAGGACGGCAACTACGCCTTCATCGGGGAGTCCGTGTCCCTGGACCTGGCTGTGGCGCGCTACTGTGAGCTGGTCCGAGCGCACGAGGTCATCGGAATGAGGGGCTACAGCATCGTCACCCCACTAG gctctcCCATGCTGAAGAACCTGAGTGTGGCCGTGCTGCAGCTGAGTGAGGCGGGGGAGCTGGCCTACCTGCGCAGTAAGTGGTGGGCCAGCAGCTGCATGGCCGACGGAGGTCGGGGGTCAGGGGGCAAAGGTCACGGCCTGCGGGGAGTCTTCCTGCTGCTCGCTGTCGGCCTCGGGGTCGCACTGCTCATCGCCATGCTGGAGCTCACCGTACGCTCACGCAACAGAGCACAAGAGCagagg AAGTCCTGCTGCACAGTCTTATCTGCGGAGCTGAGTCAGCGGTTGAGAAGCGGGGGTGCGAacaggcaggaggagagtgcAGAGAAGAGCAaagcctga
- the brpf3a gene encoding bromodomain and PHD finger-containing protein 3 isoform X1, producing the protein MRKIRRRGGVAGGGFGRGRGRGRGRGRGGHHSYDDPDIQLRSTSPCRLNLSVTRETLTYAQAQRMVEVELEGRLHRINISDPLTVITEDEMTAQDLVECNSNKENSEQTHTQTQSRARPGRKENSEQSHTQTPNRARPGRKGRRREGKHSATTGHHSSTSKNMKKSTDTNHAAPHVPLPQPTFRTLEAFVPTEAPPLPLGYYRFMERSGEELDAEAEYDMDEEDVAWLEVVNQKRVSDGVASVSPDTFELLIDRLERESILESRSQALSQSAVDEDAYCSVCLDDECLNSNVILFCDMCNLAVHQECYGVPYIPEGQWLCRRCLQSPSRPVDCVLCPNRGGAFKQTSDGRWAHVICAIWIPEVCFANTVFLEPVEGMENIPSARWKLTCYLCKQKARGASIQCHKANCYRAFHVTCAQGAGLYMKIDPVRENASNGTTFSVKKTAFCETHSPAPGEDEDEGVDEGKMGGLGGSRGHRGQRAYTLAPPAPQNQRGGKKGQKLKGRRSSEVTGRRAAVPVLLVPQIPSYRLNKICTGVAVQRKNQFMQRLHNYWLLKRHSRNGVPLIRRLHTHLQSQRTAEQREPDAKLQAVREELKYWQKLRQDLEKARLLVELIRKRERFKREQMKVQQAALEMQLTPALVLLRSTLDQLQEKDSEGIFTTPVGLKEEVPDYLEFVSDPMDFSTMRAKLEAHAYAGVTDLEADFSLMVSNCLRYNHSDTVFHRAATQLREVGGAILRHARRQAVSTGLDPHTGMHLPNPPPQNTPTNTCWEEVDLLLVPENRLHLSPDQQLQALLEKLDAVMSMRTSGGRTKRIRLLRREVNSLRHKLSHCRRRPPPLCTSPLKEEEEEEEEEEEEEGEEEEREAKRKAEYATTASRTPENHKSKTPSPTKPSCPASSPLPGDAPPLAPPLGPESTGTRTPGRSRGRGRRRVEGRGRGAGEPEDGGLPNLPRGGENGLPTLTTPPVSTVMGVGRRTSILFKKAKNGSRLKKAEPVCLVNGGGAEKDTSSPAQTRLQPDRTEHAPSEPPSKPELVTEPVPSSPRHLRSRGPSESQRTHTHTPAPQTHTSASDTHTPSKDTGLTNGSKKHRDESPDSESGTHSYETHSSPPLKRSRGKPALTKAPAAELENSDSNTGESLLVSPEGALEDLVPLDLVWAKCRGYPSYPAMMVDPDMPREGLFHNGVPIPVPPLEVLQLGEGRQAESDDKLFLVLFFDTKRTWQWLPLDKLYRLGLDDTMDKLRLVEGKKPNVRKSVHTAYSRAITHLSHVRGNANFNPSSYI; encoded by the exons ATGCGGAAGATCCGGAGACGAGGCGGTGTAGCCGGCGGCGGCTTcggcaggggcagggggagagggcgagggagagggCGAGGGGGCCACCACTCCTACGATGACCCCGACATCCAGCTGCGCTCCACCTCCCCGTGCCGACTGAACCTGTCCGTAACCCGGGAGACGCTGACGTACGCGCAGGCGCAGaggatggtggaggtggagttgGAGGGTCGCCTCCACCGCATCAACATCTCCGACCCCCTGACTGTCATCACGGAGGACGAGATGACGGCCCAGGACCTGGTCGAGTGCAACAGCAACAAGGAGAACAGTGAACAGacccacacgcagacacagagcCGAGCGCGTCCGGGGCGCAAGGAGAACAGTGAGCAGAGCCACACGCAGACACCGAACCGAGCGCGGCCGGGGCGCAAGGGCCGCCGCCGGGAGGGGAAGCACTCCGCCACGACCGGGCACCACTCCAGCACCAGCAAGAACATGAAGAAGAGCACGGACACCAATCACGCGGCGCCACACGTGCCGCTGCCCCAGCCCACGTTCCGCACGCTGGAGGCCTTCGTGCCAACGGAGGCGCCACCCCTGCCCCTGGGGTACTACCGTTTCATGGAGCGCTCGGGCGAGGAGCTGGACGCCGAGGCGGAGTACGACATGGACGAGGAGGACGTGGCCTGGCTGGAGGTGGTCAACCAGAAGCGCGTGTCGGACGGCGTGGCCTCCGTGTCGCCCGACACCTTTGAGCTGCTGATCGACCGGCTGGAGCGGGAGTCCATCCTAGAGTCGCGGAGCCAGGCGCTGTCGCAGAGCGCGGTGGACGAGGACGCCTACTGCAGCGTGTGCCTGGACGACGAGTGCCTCAACAGCAACGTCATCCTCTTCTGCGACATGTGCAACCTGGCCGTGCACCAGGAGTGCTACGGCGTGCCCTACATCCCCGAGGGCCAGTGGCTGTGCCGGCGCTGCCTGCAGTCGCCCTCGAGGCCCGTGGACTGCGTGCTCTGCCCCAACCGCGGCGGCGCCTTCAAGCAGACGAGCGACGGCCGCTGGGCGCACGTCATCTGCGCCATCTGGATCCCGGAGGTGTGCTTCGCCAACACCGTGTTCCTGGAGCCGGTGGAGGGCATGGAGAACATCCCCTCGGCGCGCTGGAAGCTCACCTGCTACCTGTGCAAGCAGAAGGCCCGCGGCGCGTCCATCCAGTGCCACAAGGCCAACTGCTACCGGGCCTTCCACGTCACGTGCGCGCAGGGCGCCGGGCTCTACATGAAGATCGACCCGGTCCGCGAGAACGCGTCCAACGGAACCACGTTCTCGGTGAAGAAGACCGCTTTCTGCGAGACCCATTCGCCCGCTCCGggggaggacgaggacgagggcGTGGACGAGGGTAAaatgggggggctggggggcagCAGGGGTCACCGGGGGCAACGGGCCTACACGCTGGCCCCCCCTGCGCCCCAGAACCAGCGCGGGGGCAAGAAGGGGCAGAAGCTGAAGGGCAGAAGGAGCTCGGAGGTGACGGGGAGGAGAGCTGCCGTACCTGTACTGCTAGTGCCTCAGATCCCCTCATACAG GCTGAATAAGATCTGCACGGGCGTGGCCGTCCAGAGGAAGAACCAGTTCATGCAGCGGCTCCACAACTACTGGCTGCTGAAGCGCCACTCTCGCAACGGGGTCCCTCTCATCcgacgcctgcacacacacctgcagagccAGAGAACCGCAGAACag agagaGCCGGATGCGAAGCTGCAGGCTGTTCGTGAGGAGCTGAAGTATTGGCAGAAGCTGCGTCAAGACCTGGAGAAAGCTCGCCTACTCGTGGAGCTCAtccgcaagagagagagatttaaaagaGAACAG ATGAAGGTCCAGCAGGCGGCGCTAGAGATGCAGCTGACCCCAGCGCTGGTGCTGCTGCGCTCCACCCTGgaccagctgcaggagaaggactCGGAGGGCATCTTCACCACACCCGTCGGACTGAAGGAG GAGGTGCCAGACTACCTGGAGTTCGTGTCCGATCCGATGGACTTCAGCACCATGCGGGCCAAGCTGGAGGCCCACGCGTACGCGGGCGTGACGGACCTGGAGGCGGACTTCAGCCTGATGGTGTCCAACTGCCTGCGCTACAACCACAGCGACACCGTCTTTCACCGCGCCGCCACGCAGCTGCGGGAGGTGGGCGGCGCCATCCTGCGCCACGCCCGACGCCAGGCCGTCTCCACGGGACTCGACCCCCACACCGGCATGCACCTGCCAAACCCACCCCCCCAGaacacacccaccaacacctGCTGGGAGGAGG TGGACTTGCTGTTGGTTCCAGAGAACCGGCTGCACCTGTCCCCAGACCAGCAACTGCAGGCGCTGCTGGAGAAGCTGGACGCGGTCATGTCCATGCGCACCAGCGGGGGGCGCACTAAACGCATCCGCCTGCTGCGCCGGGAGGTCAACAGCCTCCGGCACAAACTCAGCCACTGCCGACGGCGGCCCCCGCCCCTCTGCACCTCCCCActcaaggaggaggaggaggaagaggaggaggaggaggaggaggagggggaagaggaggagagagaggccaagaggAAAGCGGAGTACGCCACCACAGCATCACGAACGCCAG AAAACCACAAATCCAAAACCCCGTCCCCTACCAAGCCGTCATGCCccgcctcctctcccctgcctgGCGATGCTCCGCCCCTAGCCCCGCCCCTGGGGCCGGAGAGCACTGGCACACGCACGCCAGGGCGGTCGAGGGGGAGGGGCCGGAGGCGGGTGGAGGGGCGAGGGAGGGGGGCTGGTGAGCCAGAAGACGGGGGGCTCCCAAACCTGCCTCGGGGGGGTGAGAACGGACTGCCCACCCTGACCACACCCCCCGTCTCCACGGTGATGGGGGTGGGCCGGCGGACATCGATCCTCTTTAAGAAGGCCAAGAATGGATCGCGGCTGAAGAAGGCGGAACCGGTGTGTCTGGTGAACGGGGGCGGGGCTGAGAAGGACACCAGCAGCCCAGCGCAAACCCGCCTGCAGCCCGACCGGACCGAACATGCCCCGTCAGAACCTCCCTCAAAACCAGAACTGGTCACAGAAcctgtcccctcctccccccgaCACCTGCGCTCCAGAGGACCCAGCGAGagccagaggacacacacacacacacccgccccgcagacacacacgtccgcctcagacacacacacaccttccaaaGACACTG gcCTGACTAATGGGTCTAAGAAGCACCGAGACGAGTCTCCCGACTCAGAGAGTGGCACACACAGCTATGAAACccacag ctcgcCCCCTCTCAAACGCAGCAGAGGCAAGCCGGCTCTCACCAAAGCGCCCGCAGCAGAGCTGGAAAACAGCGACTCCAACACAG GTGAAAGCTTGCTGGTGTCCCCTGAAGGAGCGCTGGAGGACCTGGTGCCGCTCGACCTGGTATGGGCCAAGTGCCGAGGGTATCCCTCTTACCCTGCCatg ATGGTGGACCCGGACATGCCGAGGGAGGGGCTGTTCCACAACGGCGTGCCCATCCCGGTGCCCCCCCTTGAGGTGCTGCAGTTGGGCGAGGGGAGGCAGGCGGAGTCTGACGACAAACTCTTTCTCGTACTGTTCTTCGACACCAAGAGGACCTG GCAGTGGCTGCCGCTGGACAAGCTGTACCGCCTGGGTCTGGACGACACGATGGACAAGCTGCGGCTGGTCGAGGGCAAGAAGCCCAACGTCCGCAAGTCTGTGCACACGGCCTACAGCCGCGCCATCACCCACCTCAGCCACGTCAGGGGCAACGCCAACTTCAACCCCTCCAGCTACATCTAG